From the genome of Pirellulales bacterium:
CAATGCCGCCGTATTGGCCAAAAAGCGACAGCTCGAGGAATTCATCGCCAAGAATAAAGCCCGCGCCAGCACGGCCACGCGGGCCAGGTCTAAAAGCAAACAACTAGAAAAGCTCGAACTGACCGACATCGCGGCGGATGAGCCGACCGCCCGCATTCGCGCGCCGCAGGTCGAACCACGCAAGGGACCGGCCCTGCGCTGCCGCAATCTGGCCATGGGCTATGCCGAACGACAAATTGCCAGCGGGATCGACCTGGATATCGAGCATGGGTCGCGGGCGGCGATCGTCGGCGATAATGGCCAGGGAAAAACTACGTTTCTGCGGACGATTGTGGACTCCCTGCCGCCGCTGGCGGGAGAGGTCCGTTGGGGCTATGGCTGCGCGGTGGGTATTTACGCCCAGCATGTTTACACCAGCCTGCCGGACAAGCAAACGGTGCTGGAGTATCTGGAATACAACGCCGCGGCGGGGACCAAATCGCAAGAGATTTTGGACCTGGCGGGGGCGCTCTTGTTTCGCGGTGAAGCGGTCAAGAAACGAATTTCGGTTTTATCCGGGGGGGAACGGGCCAGGCTGTGTCTGGCGGGATTGTTACTCAGTCAGTACAACGTGCTGATCCTGGACGAACCGGGCAACCACTTGGATGTGGACACGATCGAGGCGCTGGCGGAAGCGCTGCTTAACTACCAGGGGACGGTCATTTTTACCAGCCACGACCGGCACTTTATGAAGCGCGTGGCGACCTGCATTGTCGAAGTGCGTGACGGGCAGGTGACCAACTACCGCGGCGATTATGAAGCGTACTTGTATTCCGTGAATCAAGAGATTGAGGAAGGGGAACGGGAGCAAGCCAGCGGCATGTCCAAAGCGCCGCGCGACGTAAAGTCCACCGGTACGGAAAAACCCAAGCCAACGCCGGTAACCGTAAAGGCCAAGCCCGTTCGCCGCAACGAGCGCGAGATTCGCAAGGAGCTAGCCACGGTGGAACGGGCCGTGGCCAGCCTGGATACGCGTAAAAAGCAAGCCAACGCGCAGCTTTTGCAGGCGACCGATCCCGCCGACGCGCTCCGCCTGCATAACGAAGTGGTGGAGTTGGCGACCCAGTTAGAAGAGATGGAAAACCGCTGGTGCATTTTGCAAGAGGAATTAAACGAGGGAGAGTGAAGCTAGCGGCTATCCCTCCCCGCCGACAAGCTGAAGCGCATTTGTCCGCCGAAATGTCCGCGTACTTATTCTTTTCAGGCCACGATCATCAGTTGGATCGACTCGGGTAGATATTGGGCCACGGCTTGAATGGTGTCTCCCTTCATGGCGCGCCACAATCCGCCGCGTAGGGATGTTCCCATCATCAAAACCGACACTCCATGCGTGACCGCCATATCCAAGATCGTATCGGGCAGATCGTGGCTCAAGGCATATAGGCAATAGACAGGCACGTCGTGTTCGGCGGCCATTTCCCGCGCCGCCGCAAACAGGCGAATCGCGTCCTGATCATCCTCGCCGCGGGTTGGCCCCAGCGGACCCATCGTGGGAACAGCTAAATGCCTGATAAACAACACCAGCAACTCGGCATTTTGGGCCTTGGCCTGCTTCACGGCGCTCTGCAAGAGCTTGAGGTTGCCGTGGGTGCATACCATGATTCGCGTCCCGGTAGCCTCCACGACATCTGGCTTGGTTGTGGCCGTCGTTGATGAAGAGGCGGTGGCCGTCGCTGCTGAAGAGGCGGTGGCGGTGGGCAAGGCGGGGACAATGTCGGCTCCGCGGTATGTCAAACGGGTTTCACCCGCGAATTCCAATTGCGGCGTGGGAATAAAGGTATTCACCGGTTCGAGTAGCCACGCGCCAATGTTTCGATAATTGTGCGCCAAATAGCGCGCTAACAAACCGACGAGCACTATCGATCCGGCAAACATGAGCGCGTGTGGCTTTTCATAGCCAATCGTGCACCATATCGCAATCATCAAAATCGCCAGCGCCAACATCGGCCAACGTTCGTATGGCTTTAAATCCAAATTTCGATTCGTGGAGCACGCAGAGAGGTTAATCGCCACCGCTCCCACCACCCCGATGGCGTATAAATCGGCCAAATGGCTGACATCCGGCACCATGAGGACCGTGACCGCTGGAAAAATGGAGGCCAGTAACAAGCCCAGCACCGGCATGCCCCAGCGATTCAAGCCGCTAAAGACCAAAGGCAATTCGCGATCATGGGACATCATAAATTGGATGCTGACCAAATCCGTCACGGCGGTATTGACCGCAGAGAGCAGGAGGCAGGCAAAAATAATCGAGGCCACAGCGGCGAACGTGGGACCGATGTAATATTCCGCCAGAACGCGCAGCATAGTGTCGCGCACCCGTTCCATTCGCTCGGGATCGCCCACTCCCAAAATTTCGGGTGGAATCGCTTGCATTGCCACGGTCAAGACCAAATTCAAGACCACAATTTCCAAGAGCACCGGATAAATGGATAATCGCGCGGTGCGGGTTACCGGCTTTACCATGATGCCCGTCATATTGGCAACGGCTTCCACCCCGGAAATCGCCAAAATCAAGCCGGTAAACTGCGTCCACCAGTTGGTAAAATTGCCGGTGGGGGGGGTCACTTTCG
Proteins encoded in this window:
- a CDS encoding universal stress protein gives rise to the protein MLNTGERPRQLHWYHAGPMLFGDWGTSRLYVLGLAFFSAQFASIWFLLAMSVLLVGVGWAYEVICRHYPEGGGVYSAARQRSHFLGVVGALLLCADYVVTASLSALDAFHYLHLPHAEWWAAGGILLIGAINFFGPTKAGTLAMFVAIATIVCSLAIAVAAAPQFGYAKVTPPTGNFTNWWTQFTGLILAISGVEAVANMTGIMVKPVTRTARLSIYPVLLEIVVLNLVLTVAMQAIPPEILGVGDPERMERVRDTMLRVLAEYYIGPTFAAVASIIFACLLLSAVNTAVTDLVSIQFMMSHDRELPLVFSGLNRWGMPVLGLLLASIFPAVTVLMVPDVSHLADLYAIGVVGAVAINLSACSTNRNLDLKPYERWPMLALAILMIAIWCTIGYEKPHALMFAGSIVLVGLLARYLAHNYRNIGAWLLEPVNTFIPTPQLEFAGETRLTYRGADIVPALPTATASSAATATASSSTTATTKPDVVEATGTRIMVCTHGNLKLLQSAVKQAKAQNAELLVLFIRHLAVPTMGPLGPTRGEDDQDAIRLFAAAREMAAEHDVPVYCLYALSHDLPDTILDMAVTHGVSVLMMGTSLRGGLWRAMKGDTIQAVAQYLPESIQLMIVA
- a CDS encoding ABC-F family ATP-binding cassette domain-containing protein; the protein is YLEGPVTKLSGGWQTRVKLAALLLHEPNLLLLDEPTNFLDLRTQILLEHFLRNYDEACLVVSHDRAFLGAVCGHTLDLSRGKLTMFPGKIDAFLQYQQERLEHDLRTNAAVLAKKRQLEEFIAKNKARASTATRARSKSKQLEKLELTDIAADEPTARIRAPQVEPRKGPALRCRNLAMGYAERQIASGIDLDIEHGSRAAIVGDNGQGKTTFLRTIVDSLPPLAGEVRWGYGCAVGIYAQHVYTSLPDKQTVLEYLEYNAAAGTKSQEILDLAGALLFRGEAVKKRISVLSGGERARLCLAGLLLSQYNVLILDEPGNHLDVDTIEALAEALLNYQGTVIFTSHDRHFMKRVATCIVEVRDGQVTNYRGDYEAYLYSVNQEIEEGEREQASGMSKAPRDVKSTGTEKPKPTPVTVKAKPVRRNEREIRKELATVERAVASLDTRKKQANAQLLQATDPADALRLHNEVVELATQLEEMENRWCILQEELNEGE